CTCCTAAATATTTAGGAGAGGCTTTTGTACTGTGCAATGTTTAAGCGGCTTTTGCACTCCATCCGGCAGCATCCGCAATTATCTCAAAGCGAGATTGTTTTTGATTTTCGTTTTTAACTTCCCGCAATAGTTCCAGGGAATAACTATCAACCGGTTTTTGCTGCGCAATTATCAACCTAAGAAGCCTGTCAGCAACAGGACCCATGGACTCTTTATCGTTCTCCCATCGAGATACTGTTTCAGGTGCCACTCCCATATATTCAGCAAAATCTTTTCCAGACCAACCAAGATACTTACGTAGAAAACGGATTTCTTCTGCAGAAAGCCGTTCTTTCTTTTTAATGACAGCAAAAGCTATGACACGATGCAATTCTTCAATTTTTGGAATAGACACTGTCTGTTCACCGCATTTTTTACAATTGCAGATTTCGACATTATTCAGGGTGATACGGTTCAGGCCGGATTCGGTATATAAGTAGTTGCCTTTCCGTTTAACCATTTCTGATCTGCAGCTAGGGCATTTCATTATGAAATCTCCTTTTCAGGTCTTTCTCCATGCTGTAACAAGAACGAGTTCTTTTTCGCTCTCAAACTCAATAACGACATAGATTTTAACAGTATTGACCCGGTATCTCCAAGCTCCATTTACCCATTCCGCAGGTTCAACAATACCTCCACGGAGCACATTGACGCAATCCACACTGGTCAGATTGTCAGCAAGCATCTCTTGCTTTGCATGACCTGTTATAATTACGGTTCCATCTGATATGATAGCTCGTATGAGCTGTTTGGCTTTAGCTGGATTATAAGCCTCTTCTAATGGAGTGTTACTCACGGAATTATCGCAACATTGATATTATATCATATATTGATTAAATGTCAAGTCTATTGTCAGAATATATTCTTTTTTTAAGGATGCATCAAATTACTTTTCCTGTCCTTTATGGTCATTCTCACTATGGTCGTGCTCGTGCCCGCCTTGCTTCAGCTCCAGCCCCGGCCGGCCGTTCTTGACCAGGTAATCGTTGATGGCCGCCCTCACCCCGTCCTCGGCCAGCACCGAGCAGTGCATCTTCACCGGGGGCAGGCCGTCCAGGGCCTCGGCCACCGCCTTGTTGGACACCTCCAGGGCCTCGGTCAGGGTCTTGCCCTTGACCAGCTCGGTGGCCATGCTGGAGGTGGCGATGGCCGCTCCGCAGCCGAAGGTCTTGAACTTGATGTCGGTGATGACGTCCTTCTCTATCTTCAGCATTATCTTCATCATGTCTCCGCACACCGGGTTCCCCACCATGCCCACCCCGTCGGGGTTCTCGATCTCCCCCATGTTGCGGGGATTCATGAAATGGTCCATCACCTTTTCGCTGTACATCTGCTCTCCAAAGAAAATATTATGATATTGGGGATTCTAG
The sequence above is drawn from the Candidatus Edwardsbacteria bacterium genome and encodes:
- a CDS encoding type II toxin-antitoxin system MqsA family antitoxin, with the protein product MKCPSCRSEMVKRKGNYLYTESGLNRITLNNVEICNCKKCGEQTVSIPKIEELHRVIAFAVIKKKERLSAEEIRFLRKYLGWSGKDFAEYMGVAPETVSRWENDKESMGPVADRLLRLIIAQQKPVDSYSLELLREVKNENQKQSRFEIIADAAGWSAKAA
- the nifU gene encoding Fe-S cluster assembly scaffold protein NifU → MYSEKVMDHFMNPRNMGEIENPDGVGMVGNPVCGDMMKIMLKIEKDVITDIKFKTFGCGAAIATSSMATELVKGKTLTEALEVSNKAVAEALDGLPPVKMHCSVLAEDGVRAAINDYLVKNGRPGLELKQGGHEHDHSENDHKGQEK